Proteins co-encoded in one uncultured Draconibacterium sp. genomic window:
- the cls gene encoding cardiolipin synthase — MSDWSQFWNWFYLIFLITAIPVALMIILEKRSPFKTAAWILVLILIPIFGMIFYLVFGQEYRKRKMFSRRGIKSLKAMRRLSAEQLKNIEQNKLISLAGLQHQAPLIRLLLNNSDSLLTTGNKLHLLVDGQQTFDKIIQAIEKARHHIHMEYYIFADDKIGNKLKDILIKKRQEGVEVRIIVDDVGSWGLTRKFFRELHANGIEIYPFMEVRFPRFTSRVNYRNHRKIIVIDGKTGFIGGINIADRYIEGMKGLGHWRDTHLHIGGDAATTLQVIFAADWYFITKQNLYGYRYFPPLSDAPGVPVQVSASGPDYSWKSIEQGFFAAITTARKRIHIVTPYLMPPPELKMALKTAALSQVDVRIIIPEKSDASLSKWCSFSYVEELLEAGVRIYFYQKGFIHSKYLLVDDSISSVGTSNFDFRSFETNFEANAFIYQKEFTSELEEHFLSDLQQSREVKYREWRKRPLFDKVRESLAHIISPMF; from the coding sequence ATGTCTGATTGGAGTCAATTCTGGAACTGGTTTTATCTGATTTTTCTTATTACAGCAATCCCCGTTGCTCTAATGATCATTTTAGAAAAACGATCGCCATTTAAAACTGCTGCCTGGATTTTAGTCCTGATTCTTATCCCTATTTTTGGAATGATTTTTTACCTCGTTTTCGGGCAGGAGTACCGCAAACGAAAGATGTTTTCGCGGCGCGGTATAAAAAGCCTGAAAGCCATGCGGCGCCTGAGTGCCGAGCAATTAAAAAACATCGAACAAAACAAACTTATTTCGCTGGCAGGGTTGCAACATCAGGCACCTCTTATCCGACTTTTACTAAATAATTCCGACTCGTTGCTCACCACCGGAAACAAACTACATTTACTTGTGGACGGGCAGCAAACATTTGATAAAATTATCCAGGCCATTGAAAAAGCCAGACACCATATCCACATGGAATATTACATTTTTGCCGACGACAAGATTGGCAATAAACTAAAGGATATTCTTATTAAGAAACGGCAGGAAGGTGTTGAAGTTCGCATTATTGTTGACGATGTGGGCAGCTGGGGACTGACCCGGAAGTTTTTTCGCGAATTGCACGCTAACGGCATCGAAATTTATCCTTTTATGGAAGTTCGTTTTCCACGATTTACCTCGCGGGTAAACTATCGCAACCACCGAAAAATTATTGTTATTGATGGAAAAACGGGCTTTATTGGCGGCATAAACATTGCCGACCGCTACATTGAAGGAATGAAAGGACTGGGGCACTGGCGCGATACGCACCTGCATATTGGTGGCGATGCTGCTACCACACTTCAGGTAATTTTTGCTGCCGACTGGTATTTTATAACCAAACAAAATTTATACGGCTACCGATATTTCCCTCCGCTTTCCGATGCGCCGGGCGTTCCTGTGCAGGTATCGGCAAGCGGCCCCGATTACAGCTGGAAAAGTATTGAACAGGGCTTTTTTGCTGCCATTACCACAGCACGAAAAAGAATTCACATTGTTACGCCTTATCTGATGCCTCCTCCCGAGTTAAAAATGGCTCTAAAAACAGCAGCGCTTAGCCAGGTTGATGTGCGCATTATTATTCCTGAAAAATCGGATGCTTCGCTCTCAAAATGGTGCTCGTTTTCGTATGTGGAAGAATTACTGGAAGCCGGAGTTCGCATTTATTTTTACCAGAAAGGTTTTATTCACAGCAAATACCTGTTGGTAGACGATAGTATATCAAGCGTTGGAACCAGCAATTTCGACTTCCGTAGTTTCGAGACCAATTTTGAAGCCAATGCTTTTATCTACCAAAAAGAATTTACCAGCGAACTGGAAGAACACTTTTTATCCGATTTGCAACAAAGCCGCGAAGTAAAATACAGGGAGTGGCGCAAACGACCGCTCTTTGATAAGGTTCGCGAATCGTTGGCCCATATTATTAGCCCGATGTTTTAA
- a CDS encoding IS3 family transposase: protein MYPLTSKAVLCGLFGFSRQAWYDSKKRQSGLQMQEVFILTLVKELRGDHPRMGAEKLHHLIAPQLQDHNIKYGRDKFYYLLREHGLLVKRKRRGPKTTNSNHFYRKYSNLIREIELLSSGRLWVSDITYIRTEKGFVYLSLVTDAYSKKIVGWCLWPDLTSEGALNALRMAVAGEGVKQGLIHHSDRGIQYCCNDYVNFLKGSKINISMTENGDPYENAIAERVNGILKDEYDLNHTFSDYREALEATKVAVYKYNNKRPHRSVDFMFPTDAHLHTGVLKKHWKKRHYKANAETGESLQSVPANQD from the coding sequence ATGTACCCGCTAACAAGCAAAGCGGTACTGTGCGGACTGTTTGGGTTTAGCCGTCAGGCCTGGTACGACAGCAAAAAGCGCCAGTCGGGGCTTCAAATGCAGGAAGTATTTATATTAACATTGGTAAAAGAGCTGCGTGGGGATCACCCTCGCATGGGGGCCGAGAAGCTCCATCATTTGATAGCGCCGCAGTTACAGGACCATAATATTAAATATGGACGTGACAAATTCTACTACCTTTTGCGCGAACACGGTTTATTGGTAAAACGTAAAAGAAGAGGACCTAAAACCACGAATTCGAACCATTTTTACCGTAAATATTCCAACCTGATCCGGGAGATAGAACTACTCAGCTCAGGGCGCTTATGGGTGAGCGACATTACCTATATCCGCACCGAAAAAGGCTTTGTTTACCTTTCACTGGTAACCGATGCCTATTCGAAGAAGATAGTAGGCTGGTGCCTCTGGCCCGATTTAACCAGCGAAGGGGCATTAAACGCCTTGCGTATGGCAGTTGCAGGCGAGGGAGTGAAACAAGGTCTCATCCATCATTCTGACCGGGGGATACAATACTGTTGTAACGACTATGTGAACTTTCTGAAGGGCTCGAAAATAAATATCTCGATGACCGAAAACGGCGATCCGTACGAAAATGCAATAGCCGAAAGGGTTAATGGGATTTTAAAGGACGAATACGATTTAAACCATACATTTTCTGATTATCGGGAAGCGCTTGAAGCCACAAAAGTTGCGGTGTACAAATACAACAACAAACGGCCTCACCGCAGCGTAGACTTCATGTTTCCAACAGATGCACACTTGCATACAGGAGTACTAAAAAAACACTGGAAAAAGCGGCATTATAAGGCGAATGCGGAAACAGGGGAAAGCCTGCAGAGTGTTCCTGCAAACCAGGATTAA
- the ribD gene encoding bifunctional diaminohydroxyphosphoribosylaminopyrimidine deaminase/5-amino-6-(5-phosphoribosylamino)uracil reductase RibD, with protein sequence MTTEEKYMARCIELARMGAGHVSPNPMVGCVIVHSDRIIGEGFHQKHGQAHAEVNAINSVTDAAKLKESTIYVSLEPCAHYGLTPPCSDLIIQKQIPRVVIGSIDPFAKVAGKGIERLKNAGVEVKTGVLKDECDELNRRFFTFHQKQRPYILLKWAQTSDGYIDKDRTAEDYGEPTWITGPRALLRVHQMRAEEDAIMVGTNTAEKDNPSLTVRLIKGKNPLRIVLDRQLRLNKELNLFDNSTDTIVFNELENHSYKKTEYIKIDFSDQLLPQIIEVLHQKNVLSLIVEGGQQLLKTFIDAGLWDEAHVYTGHIYFGNGIKAPSAPGTSGQPELIGKDKLVVYRNTAS encoded by the coding sequence ATGACAACCGAAGAAAAATATATGGCTCGTTGTATCGAGCTGGCTCGTATGGGCGCAGGACATGTTTCGCCGAACCCAATGGTAGGATGCGTTATCGTTCATTCCGACCGGATTATAGGCGAAGGATTTCACCAAAAACATGGGCAGGCGCACGCCGAAGTAAATGCCATAAACTCGGTTACCGACGCAGCAAAACTGAAAGAAAGTACCATTTATGTTTCGTTGGAACCCTGTGCACATTACGGTTTAACACCTCCTTGCTCCGATCTGATCATTCAGAAACAAATACCGCGGGTGGTAATTGGCAGTATCGATCCGTTTGCAAAAGTGGCAGGAAAGGGAATTGAAAGACTAAAGAATGCCGGTGTTGAAGTAAAAACAGGCGTTCTTAAAGACGAGTGCGACGAACTGAACCGACGCTTTTTTACTTTCCACCAAAAACAACGGCCCTATATTTTGCTGAAATGGGCGCAAACTTCTGATGGATATATTGATAAAGACCGAACTGCCGAAGATTACGGCGAGCCAACTTGGATTACCGGGCCACGGGCACTGTTGCGGGTTCATCAAATGCGGGCGGAAGAAGATGCAATTATGGTGGGCACAAATACTGCAGAAAAAGACAATCCATCGTTGACCGTACGACTGATAAAAGGCAAAAACCCCTTGCGCATTGTGCTCGACCGCCAGTTACGATTAAATAAAGAGCTGAACCTGTTTGACAATTCAACCGATACAATAGTATTTAACGAACTGGAAAACCACAGCTACAAAAAAACCGAATATATTAAAATTGATTTTTCGGATCAGCTTCTACCGCAAATTATTGAGGTGCTTCATCAGAAAAATGTGCTTTCGTTAATTGTTGAAGGCGGACAGCAATTGCTTAAAACTTTTATCGATGCCGGACTGTGGGACGAAGCGCATGTTTACACCGGGCACATCTATTTTGGCAATGGGATAAAAGCACCTTCGGCACCAGGAACTTCAGGGCAACCGGAATTGATAGGGAAAGACAAACTGGTAGTTTACCGAAATACGGCTAGTTAG
- a CDS encoding DUF6146 family protein yields the protein MKKTKYILLWMFVGGAVFLYACSGTKQVAESETSSVEVTGKDSIEYDVETFNARFDIWYELQNTPVNYRSQAYYESWNKQYVSVWNAKCASPSPNWNFEPVVGYDPTEDYGFEMNHKLFYYFMYVENVLKKKIIPGGPHVVLK from the coding sequence ATGAAAAAAACAAAATACATATTACTATGGATGTTCGTTGGGGGAGCAGTATTTTTGTATGCCTGTTCGGGCACGAAGCAAGTTGCAGAAAGCGAGACTTCGAGTGTTGAGGTAACGGGCAAAGACAGTATTGAGTATGATGTGGAGACATTTAATGCCAGGTTTGATATTTGGTATGAGCTGCAAAATACACCGGTCAACTATCGGTCGCAAGCGTATTACGAGAGTTGGAATAAACAATATGTAAGTGTCTGGAATGCGAAATGCGCATCACCGTCGCCAAACTGGAATTTTGAACCAGTTGTTGGTTACGACCCAACCGAAGATTATGGTTTTGAAATGAACCACAAGTTGTTCTACTATTTTATGTACGTGGAAAATGTGCTGAAAAAGAAGATCATTCCCGGCGGCCCACATGTGGTGCTTAAGTAG
- the prmC gene encoding peptide chain release factor N(5)-glutamine methyltransferase, with translation MQKTIQYIRAELAPFYPETEITGFIQLIMNSVLGLSYTQMVLEKDRVLETFESDRIKVIVERLKTHEPIQYILGVAEFFGLELNVQPGVLIPRPETEELVDWICKTKIPATAKMLDIGTGSGCIPLALKNELPAAEVMAVDVSEDVLLIATENAQKHQLEVTLELADILKWHERSWPRFDVIVSNPPYVMEREKKQMEANVLEYEPGLALFVSDTDPLIFYRTIAQFASKQLNESGYLFFEINENLGDEMVELVKQLGFKSIELRRDLNGKNRMLRCRK, from the coding sequence ATGCAGAAAACTATTCAATACATCCGGGCAGAATTGGCGCCGTTTTATCCCGAAACCGAAATTACCGGATTTATTCAACTAATAATGAATAGCGTGTTGGGGTTATCTTACACGCAAATGGTTCTGGAGAAAGACCGGGTGTTGGAAACCTTCGAATCGGATCGGATAAAGGTTATTGTTGAGCGACTTAAAACACACGAACCTATTCAGTATATTCTGGGTGTTGCCGAATTTTTCGGATTAGAGTTGAACGTACAACCGGGCGTTTTGATTCCGCGACCGGAAACGGAAGAGCTGGTCGATTGGATCTGTAAAACGAAGATTCCGGCAACTGCAAAAATGCTGGATATTGGTACCGGAAGTGGTTGTATCCCGCTGGCATTAAAAAATGAATTGCCCGCTGCAGAGGTCATGGCTGTTGATGTATCGGAGGATGTATTGTTGATTGCAACAGAGAATGCACAAAAGCATCAGCTTGAAGTGACACTTGAACTTGCTGATATTTTAAAGTGGCACGAACGCTCGTGGCCACGGTTCGATGTGATTGTAAGCAATCCGCCCTATGTGATGGAACGTGAAAAAAAGCAGATGGAAGCCAATGTGTTGGAGTACGAACCCGGGTTGGCTTTGTTTGTAAGCGATACCGATCCTTTGATCTTTTACCGAACTATCGCGCAGTTTGCCTCAAAACAATTAAACGAAAGCGGCTACCTGTTTTTTGAGATCAACGAAAATCTGGGAGACGAAATGGTGGAGCTTGTTAAGCAATTGGGATTTAAGTCGATAGAATTACGCCGCGATTTGAATGGGAAAAACCGCATGCTCCGGTGTCGAAAATAA
- a CDS encoding pyridoxal-phosphate dependent enzyme, with product MNIPNYSDVERAHEIVQKYAHRTPVLSSVSINQIVGAELFFKCENLQKVGAFKFRGACNAVFSLSEEDAQKGVATHSSGNHAAALALAARMRGIAAHIVMPENSPEIKKKAVAGYGAKITFCKPTLQARESTLAQVIEKSGATEIHPYNNFHVIAGQGTAAKELIEDQSEFDVLMAPVGGGGLLSGTAISTKHLLPDCKVIAAEPAGADDAYRSFHSKHWVPSENPQTIADGLLTSLGERNFAIILEKVDDIVTVSEEGIVEAMRMIWERMKIIIEPSSAVPLAAILEKKVDVQGKKVGIILSGGNLDFGKLPF from the coding sequence ATGAATATTCCGAATTATTCCGACGTTGAGAGAGCACATGAAATTGTACAAAAATACGCACACCGCACACCGGTTTTATCATCGGTGAGTATCAATCAAATTGTTGGTGCCGAATTATTTTTTAAATGTGAGAACCTGCAAAAGGTTGGAGCTTTTAAATTTCGCGGGGCGTGTAATGCCGTGTTTTCGTTGAGTGAGGAAGATGCACAAAAAGGAGTAGCAACACACTCTTCGGGAAATCATGCGGCCGCACTGGCGCTGGCAGCCCGTATGCGCGGAATAGCTGCGCACATTGTAATGCCCGAAAACTCACCCGAAATAAAAAAGAAAGCCGTTGCCGGATACGGTGCAAAGATTACCTTTTGTAAACCGACCTTGCAGGCGCGCGAAAGTACGCTGGCGCAAGTGATTGAAAAATCCGGAGCAACAGAAATTCATCCCTACAATAATTTTCATGTGATCGCCGGGCAGGGCACAGCGGCTAAAGAATTGATTGAAGACCAGAGCGAATTTGATGTGCTTATGGCGCCCGTTGGTGGTGGCGGCTTGTTGAGTGGAACAGCTATTTCAACCAAACATTTGCTGCCCGACTGTAAGGTAATTGCAGCCGAACCTGCCGGAGCAGACGATGCTTACCGTTCGTTTCACTCGAAACATTGGGTGCCTTCAGAAAATCCACAGACAATAGCTGATGGTTTGCTGACATCATTGGGTGAGAGGAATTTTGCAATTATTTTAGAAAAAGTAGATGATATCGTAACTGTTTCGGAAGAAGGTATTGTGGAAGCTATGCGTATGATTTGGGAGCGTATGAAAATCATTATCGAACCTTCGTCGGCAGTTCCGCTGGCAGCTATCCTTGAAAAGAAAGTGGATGTGCAGGGCAAGAAAGTGGGTATTATTCTTTCGGGAGGAAACCTGGATTTCGGGAAATTGCCGTTTTAA
- a CDS encoding endonuclease/exonuclease/phosphatase family protein: protein MRKALRTILFFVNMLLALALAVSYLAVYIPPDKYWLPSLFGMAYPFLLGGNLLFVVLWIIFKPRYALLSGGMVLIGWGYFTHFMQLKGKSSDEANIKVVSYNVKHFVADTSGTQKENATKIISFLADQNADIICLQEARLRKNSIFNLAQTVQDLKSIKHYQFARSSTTYGSVTMTRYPILNMGEIRFENSRNITIYTDVLIDSDTVRIFNVHLQSYHIDPTKYSIIESPGINEEKDIEEVKEMGAKFKEAFQLRARQVREIRKYIDQSPHNVIVCGDFNDTPVSFSYHTLADGLTDAFVNSGQGIGRTYIGKLPSFRIDYILHGDRFESYSFKTLDYRMSDHLPVSCSLLKKD from the coding sequence TTGAGAAAAGCACTCCGTACAATACTGTTTTTTGTCAATATGCTGCTGGCCCTCGCGTTGGCGGTATCGTATCTGGCGGTGTACATTCCGCCCGATAAGTATTGGCTACCGTCGTTATTCGGAATGGCTTACCCGTTTTTGCTGGGGGGTAATCTTCTGTTTGTCGTACTCTGGATTATATTTAAACCGCGATATGCCCTTTTGTCGGGAGGAATGGTGTTAATTGGCTGGGGGTACTTCACTCATTTTATGCAGTTAAAAGGTAAAAGTAGCGATGAGGCAAATATTAAGGTCGTTTCTTACAATGTAAAACATTTTGTGGCCGACACCAGCGGAACACAGAAAGAGAATGCAACAAAGATTATTTCTTTTTTAGCCGATCAAAACGCTGATATTATTTGTTTGCAGGAAGCTCGTTTGCGGAAGAACAGCATTTTTAACCTTGCCCAAACAGTTCAAGATCTGAAATCGATAAAACACTACCAGTTTGCACGATCGAGCACAACTTACGGATCGGTTACCATGACACGCTATCCGATCTTAAATATGGGGGAGATCCGGTTTGAAAATTCCAGAAATATTACCATTTATACCGATGTGTTAATAGATTCGGATACGGTCCGGATTTTCAATGTTCATCTGCAATCGTATCACATCGACCCGACGAAATATTCGATTATTGAATCGCCGGGAATAAATGAGGAAAAAGACATTGAGGAAGTGAAAGAAATGGGGGCAAAATTTAAAGAGGCTTTTCAGTTGCGTGCCAGGCAGGTGCGCGAAATTCGTAAATACATCGATCAGTCGCCTCATAATGTAATTGTTTGTGGCGATTTTAACGATACCCCGGTTTCTTTTTCGTACCACACTTTAGCCGATGGTTTAACCGATGCTTTTGTTAATTCAGGGCAGGGTATTGGGCGCACTTATATTGGGAAATTGCCTTCGTTTCGTATTGATTATATTTTGCATGGCGACCGATTTGAGTCGTACAGTTTTAAGACACTCGATTACCGCATGTCTGATCATTTGCCCGTAAGTTGCAGTTTGTTAAAGAAAGATTAG